The following DNA comes from bacterium.
GCACCAGGGCGCACCACAGGAAGATCGACAGCACCACCCGCGCGCGCCGGCCCAGGGTCTGCTCGGCGATCTCGCCCACCGAGACGCCCCTGTTGCGCACCGACGCCATCAGCGACACGTAGTCGTGGACCGCGCCGATGAACACCGCGCCGACGGCCACCCACAGCAGCGATGCCAGCCATCCGAAGTAGCGCACGCCCAGCAGGGGACCCACGATGGGTCCCGCCCCGGCGATGGAAGAGAAGTGGTGTCCGAACAGGACGGGTGTCTTGGCGGCGTGGTAGTCGAGGCCGTCGGCCTGGGCGTCGCTGGGCACGGGGCGGCCGTCGTCGGGCGCGATGAGGCGCCGGGCGACCCAGCGCCCGTAGAGCCGGTAGCCCAGGACCAGCCAGACCGCCAGGGCGCCGCCGATCCACAGGGTGTTCAAGCGAGCTCCTTCTCGGAGAAGACGTCGGCCTCGAAGACCTGGAAGGCGGCGCCTTCGCGCCAGGCGTCGGGCGAGAGGCCGGCCTTCAGGGCCAGATGCGACAACAATGTGTCGCGGTCCCAGCCCTGTTCCTCCGCCACCTGGGGCAGGAACACGGACTTGCTGGTCCCGCGCGTGAGAACCACGCCGTGGCGCGGGACCTGGATGTCGCGCCAGCTGCCGACGGCGCGCAACGGCGTGAGCGCGGAGATCTCGATCTCCAGGTCCTCCAGTTCGTCGTCGGTCACCGGTGTGAAGCGCGGATCCTTGAAGGCGGCGGACAGGGCATTGTCCACGATCGCGTCGGCCAGGGGCTTGACATCCTCGATGTAGCCGATGCAGCCGCGTAGCTGGCAGCCGTGGTGCGGGGTCACAAGGTGCAGGGTGACGAAGGCGCCGCGGTTCTCCTGAAGGGAGGCGGTGAGGGGGCCGAGCGCCGCAGGCTCGGGCAGGGGCTCGCCGTGGGCGCCCGCGGTCACCACGGCGCGCGCCAGCCGCAGCAGGAGGCTCTTCTCGGCGGCGGTCAACGGTTTGCTCATGACGCGTCCTCCGGGTCAAGGCAGGCCAGCAGCGCGGCGTAGCTCACCGAAAAGGTGAAGTCGTTGTCGCGGTCCCCGCTGCGGGCGTACTCGATCAGGGC
Coding sequences within:
- the amrA gene encoding AmmeMemoRadiSam system protein A, whose protein sequence is MSKPLTAAEKSLLLRLARAVVTAGAHGEPLPEPAALGPLTASLQENRGAFVTLHLVTPHHGCQLRGCIGYIEDVKPLADAIVDNALSAAFKDPRFTPVTDDELEDLEIEISALTPLRAVGSWRDIQVPRHGVVLTRGTSKSVFLPQVAEEQGWDRDTLLSHLALKAGLSPDAWREGAAFQVFEADVFSEKELA